In methanogenic archaeon ISO4-H5, the following are encoded in one genomic region:
- a CDS encoding ATPase (AAA+ superfamily): protein MIDSDKTIFKRKIYSSLLEWKNNDSDKTALLIEGVRRVGKSTVVEQFAKNEFRSYLLIDFMKASNTVKELFSNHSDDPDRLFLLLSGYFNVRLYEHESLVIFDEVREFPRAHQLVKYLVQYGKYPIVETGSLITLKMKTRMTLPSEVRSVSMNPMDFEEFMWASGKEMLMEMVRDSFVNKSPLDDSLHSALMENFRIYMITGGMPQSVAAFIETNDFSEVEKAKRMILDLYRNDIWREDDGILYDLFCSIPPMLNRVSKKFSPNIVKKGTKSNRYTKRIAWLCGSGMVNPCYNCANPDPAISQYEDRRNLKLYLVDTGLLLTMMLENNIGDRDMLYQSILRGNLSMNQGMLFENMAAQILVSTGRRLDFCMFKTEESNRLQEIDFIYADGRNVVPVEVKSRHIKPHKSLDRFVRKYGALVKEVYIICTLNLRYEPGITVLPIYMAGFI, encoded by the coding sequence ATGATTGATTCCGACAAGACCATATTCAAAAGGAAAATCTACAGCAGTCTCCTGGAATGGAAGAACAATGATTCCGACAAGACTGCGTTGCTCATCGAAGGTGTCAGACGTGTCGGCAAGAGTACCGTGGTGGAACAATTTGCAAAGAACGAATTCAGATCATACCTCCTCATAGATTTCATGAAGGCCAGCAACACCGTGAAGGAACTGTTCAGCAACCATTCTGACGATCCCGACCGTCTTTTCCTGCTGCTGTCCGGTTATTTCAATGTCAGATTGTACGAGCACGAAAGCCTTGTTATTTTCGATGAAGTCCGGGAATTCCCGCGTGCCCATCAGCTCGTGAAGTATCTTGTCCAATACGGAAAATATCCGATCGTCGAGACAGGTTCCCTGATAACCCTGAAAATGAAGACGAGGATGACCCTACCTTCGGAAGTAAGGTCCGTCTCCATGAACCCTATGGATTTCGAGGAATTCATGTGGGCCTCTGGAAAGGAGATGCTCATGGAGATGGTCAGGGATTCGTTCGTGAATAAGAGTCCCTTGGACGATTCACTTCACTCGGCCCTGATGGAAAACTTCCGTATCTATATGATAACGGGCGGTATGCCGCAATCCGTGGCCGCTTTCATAGAGACTAACGATTTCTCCGAGGTGGAGAAAGCGAAGAGGATGATTCTCGACCTCTACCGTAACGACATCTGGAGAGAGGATGACGGGATACTCTATGATCTGTTCTGCAGCATCCCCCCCATGCTGAACAGAGTGAGTAAGAAATTCTCCCCCAATATTGTCAAGAAAGGCACCAAGAGCAACCGTTATACCAAACGCATCGCCTGGTTATGCGGTTCCGGGATGGTAAATCCGTGCTACAACTGTGCCAACCCTGATCCCGCTATCTCCCAATATGAGGACAGGAGGAATCTGAAACTCTATCTGGTGGACACGGGCCTGCTTCTGACCATGATGCTGGAGAACAACATCGGAGACCGCGATATGCTATACCAATCGATTCTGCGCGGGAACCTGTCGATGAACCAAGGTATGCTTTTCGAGAACATGGCTGCGCAGATTCTGGTCTCCACAGGCCGCAGATTGGATTTCTGCATGTTCAAGACAGAGGAATCGAACCGTTTGCAGGAAATCGATTTCATCTATGCGGACGGCAGGAACGTGGTTCCGGTGGAGGTCAAATCGAGGCATATCAAGCCTCATAAATCCCTCGACAGATTCGTCCGGAAATACGGAGCCCTCGTAAAAGAGGTGTATATCATTTGCACCCTGAATCTCAGGTATGAACCGGGAATCACCGTTTTGCCGATCTATATGGCAGGATTCATCTGA
- a CDS encoding aconitate hydratase 1 AcnA: protein MTAIGECTKIIKTPEGELTVFSLRELEKKGIVKDLKKVPYSIRILIEGVLRQRGETINDQDVINVASWSPKGNDADIPWIPARILLQDLTGGAVVTDLASMREAVAKVGKDPEAINPIIPVNLVIDHSIQTDCSGTDDAMDKNEQIDFSRNKERYALFKWAQKSFKNFVAVPPWNGICHQVNIEFLSPLVHVREVDGKKIAYPDSCFGTDSHTTQIDGLGVAGWGVGGIEAEAVMVGQPSYMSLPDVIGFKLTGKLKPGVTATDLVLTVVQMLRQKGVVGKFVEFFGPGYQSLDVSDRSTIANMGPEYGATMGFMPVDQKTLDYLRLTNRDEDHIKTIEIYEKEQMLWYDPDNIPEYTDTLELDLGDVEPCTAGHKRPQDRILLKDMKSSFASTLEALGYKTQRTPSREKMGDGSVAIASITSCTNTANPSVMIAAGLVAKKAYELGIKPPAFVKTSLAPGSKAVTDYLTKSGLQKYLDAEGFQNCGYGCMTCIGNSGPLSDSVSKEITDNDYAVASAVSSNRNFEGRVHPLVKANYLMSPPLVVCFALAGRIDIDMTQEPIAEKDGKKIYLKDIWPEDSEIKEVMDKYVTREAFAAGYDGIFKGSDRWNSIECSDTALFGWDDKSTYIRNPPYFEHLMDAPEIVSIRKARCLAKLGDSITTDHISPAGAFGENSSAGKYLISLGVQKKDFNSYGSRRANHEIMARGTFANVRLRNQIAPGTEGGFSKYIPDGSVDFIYETSRKYESDGTPLIVLAGKDYGMGSSRDWAAKGPLLLGVKAVIAQSFERIHRSNLVGMGIVPLQYMDGQTTESLGLEGNETFDIDLSDLSPKKKVHVVATNPQGLKTEFDAICRADVPIEIQYIANGGVLPFVLRRMIQ, encoded by the coding sequence ATGACCGCAATCGGAGAATGCACCAAGATCATCAAGACCCCCGAAGGCGAACTCACAGTCTTCAGCCTCAGGGAGCTGGAGAAGAAAGGCATCGTCAAAGATCTGAAGAAAGTCCCCTACAGCATCAGGATCCTCATCGAGGGCGTCCTCAGGCAGAGGGGAGAGACCATCAACGACCAGGACGTTATCAACGTGGCATCCTGGTCCCCCAAGGGCAACGACGCCGATATCCCCTGGATCCCCGCCAGGATCTTACTCCAAGACCTCACCGGCGGAGCCGTCGTAACCGATCTCGCCTCCATGAGGGAGGCCGTCGCCAAAGTCGGCAAAGACCCGGAAGCCATCAATCCCATCATCCCGGTCAACCTGGTCATCGACCATTCCATCCAAACGGACTGTTCGGGAACCGACGATGCTATGGACAAGAACGAGCAGATCGACTTCTCCAGGAACAAGGAGAGGTACGCGCTCTTCAAGTGGGCTCAAAAGTCCTTTAAGAACTTCGTCGCCGTTCCTCCCTGGAACGGAATCTGCCACCAGGTCAACATTGAATTCCTTTCCCCCCTTGTCCACGTGAGGGAAGTCGACGGAAAGAAAATAGCATACCCAGACTCCTGTTTCGGAACCGATTCCCATACCACTCAGATCGACGGTCTCGGAGTCGCCGGATGGGGAGTCGGAGGAATCGAGGCGGAGGCGGTCATGGTCGGACAGCCTTCCTACATGAGCTTACCCGATGTGATCGGATTCAAGCTCACCGGCAAGCTCAAGCCCGGAGTCACCGCCACCGATCTGGTCCTCACCGTCGTCCAAATGCTCAGGCAGAAAGGAGTCGTCGGCAAATTCGTTGAGTTCTTCGGCCCCGGATACCAGTCGCTGGATGTTAGCGACAGGAGCACCATCGCCAACATGGGTCCCGAGTACGGAGCGACCATGGGATTCATGCCCGTGGACCAGAAGACCCTGGATTATCTCCGCCTGACAAACCGCGATGAGGATCACATCAAGACCATCGAGATCTACGAGAAGGAGCAGATGCTTTGGTATGATCCCGACAACATCCCCGAGTACACCGACACTTTGGAATTGGATCTCGGCGACGTGGAGCCCTGCACCGCAGGCCACAAGCGTCCCCAGGACAGGATCCTCCTGAAGGACATGAAGTCCTCCTTCGCCTCCACCCTGGAGGCACTGGGTTACAAGACCCAGCGCACCCCTTCCAGGGAGAAGATGGGAGACGGTTCGGTCGCCATCGCATCGATCACCAGCTGTACCAACACCGCCAACCCCAGCGTGATGATTGCCGCCGGACTCGTTGCTAAGAAGGCTTACGAGCTGGGTATCAAGCCCCCTGCGTTCGTCAAGACTTCTCTCGCACCAGGATCCAAAGCGGTCACCGACTACCTTACCAAATCCGGACTCCAGAAGTATCTGGATGCCGAAGGCTTCCAGAACTGCGGTTACGGATGCATGACCTGCATCGGCAACTCCGGTCCTCTCTCCGATTCCGTTTCCAAGGAGATCACCGACAACGACTACGCGGTAGCTTCCGCCGTCTCCTCCAACAGGAACTTCGAGGGAAGGGTCCACCCCCTCGTCAAGGCTAACTACCTCATGTCGCCTCCCCTCGTGGTGTGCTTCGCGCTCGCCGGCAGGATCGACATCGACATGACCCAGGAGCCTATCGCAGAGAAGGACGGTAAGAAGATTTACCTCAAGGATATCTGGCCCGAGGACTCCGAGATCAAAGAGGTCATGGATAAATACGTCACCCGCGAGGCATTCGCCGCCGGTTACGACGGAATCTTCAAGGGCTCAGACAGGTGGAACTCCATCGAGTGCAGCGACACCGCCCTCTTCGGCTGGGACGACAAGTCCACCTACATCAGGAACCCTCCTTACTTCGAGCACCTGATGGATGCTCCTGAGATCGTCAGCATCCGCAAGGCCCGCTGCCTTGCGAAATTGGGTGACTCAATCACCACCGACCACATCTCCCCCGCCGGAGCGTTCGGCGAGAACTCCTCCGCAGGGAAGTACCTTATCTCCCTCGGAGTGCAGAAGAAGGACTTCAACTCCTACGGAAGCAGGAGGGCCAACCACGAGATCATGGCGAGGGGAACCTTCGCCAATGTGAGGTTAAGGAACCAGATCGCCCCCGGCACCGAGGGAGGATTCTCCAAGTACATCCCCGACGGCTCCGTGGACTTCATCTACGAAACTTCTCGTAAGTATGAGAGCGACGGAACTCCCCTGATAGTCCTCGCAGGCAAGGACTACGGTATGGGTTCCTCCAGGGACTGGGCCGCCAAAGGACCTCTCCTCCTGGGAGTGAAAGCCGTCATCGCACAATCGTTCGAGAGGATCCACAGGTCCAACCTCGTGGGCATGGGAATCGTCCCGCTGCAGTACATGGACGGGCAGACCACCGAGAGTCTGGGTCTTGAAGGAAACGAGACCTTCGACATCGACCTCAGCGACCTCTCGCCCAAGAAGAAGGTCCACGTCGTTGCCACCAATCCCCAGGGTCTCAAGACGGAATTTGACGCTATCTGCAGGGCCGACGTTCCCATCGAGATCCAGTACATCGCCAACGGCGGTGTGCTGCCCTTCGTCCTTCGTAGGATGATTCAGTAA
- a CDS encoding transmembrane protein — translation MEADGPDSVTDAIEVSGKLGPDQFPYTQFPKILVKGEVEFIGLRVRDVDLTGITGNVKFTDCSIDGLKVTDDGKAHPGFIIDSCSVTGLKLNANFSGKVSILRTRLGGMSVFQCSRFTDLEIKETNCEYVNATEMHADCIDLALSRFVQLFDMNNSSFGTLNLEDTIVLETFRLPAYEKNRSIPSLILNGITLNGKMILEIPGDSRFERELISTMYRINNSSGMAALRAILESNRKFSAADTEFIYQKRKEADKDDTGFETNDFRRAMNRLSYVFSGNGMRPTFTLGWMVVVMLFFAAVYSVLGISLSTDVTGNGILNSIYLSIISFFICNIFSIGGTGMILTAVEGIIGILMMLFFTVILTRKLIR, via the coding sequence ATGGAAGCCGACGGCCCTGACTCTGTAACGGATGCGATAGAGGTCTCCGGTAAACTGGGTCCTGATCAGTTCCCTTACACGCAGTTCCCGAAGATTTTAGTGAAGGGGGAGGTCGAGTTCATCGGCCTCAGGGTCCGGGACGTCGATCTCACCGGTATTACCGGAAATGTGAAGTTCACCGACTGCAGCATCGACGGATTGAAAGTAACGGATGACGGAAAGGCTCACCCAGGTTTTATCATCGACAGCTGTTCTGTCACCGGTCTCAAACTCAATGCCAACTTCTCCGGCAAGGTGTCCATCCTTCGGACACGCCTCGGAGGAATGTCGGTTTTTCAATGTTCCAGATTCACCGATCTGGAGATCAAGGAGACCAATTGCGAGTACGTAAATGCAACGGAAATGCATGCCGATTGCATCGACCTGGCACTTTCAAGATTCGTTCAGTTATTCGATATGAACAACAGTTCTTTCGGCACACTGAATCTCGAGGACACAATCGTCCTGGAGACGTTCAGACTGCCCGCTTACGAGAAGAACAGGTCGATTCCCAGTTTGATCCTGAACGGTATTACTCTGAACGGCAAGATGATTCTCGAGATCCCCGGAGATTCCCGTTTCGAGAGGGAATTGATCTCCACTATGTACAGAATCAACAATTCATCCGGGATGGCTGCACTGAGGGCGATTCTGGAAAGCAACAGGAAGTTCTCCGCAGCCGATACCGAATTCATATATCAGAAGCGCAAGGAGGCGGATAAGGATGACACCGGATTCGAGACCAACGACTTTAGGAGGGCCATGAACCGCCTGTCGTACGTGTTCAGCGGTAACGGTATGAGACCTACATTCACATTGGGGTGGATGGTCGTAGTGATGCTATTCTTTGCTGCCGTTTATTCCGTGCTGGGTATTTCGTTATCTACCGATGTAACAGGGAACGGAATCCTGAATTCCATCTATCTCTCAATTATTTCGTTCTTCATCTGTAACATATTCAGCATAGGCGGAACGGGAATGATACTCACTGCGGTCGAAGGCATAATTGGAATACTGATGATGCTGTTCTTCACAGTGATTCTTACAAGGAAGCTTATACGCTGA
- a CDS encoding transmembrane protein produces MQAFFIHFFEKSVESEYAINSIRSSLKAVDMDEFHFSSTCNCSEESWKRKSASEIESSDFVVFLYSATSNAKPEKFTNVKYELNEAFRCKKVVFMVLLNPEEQEYKQYVGSNGKNIPNVGVFEGTEGKVVVTDIDGLVRYLSSAKTNQTSIIPPSCKDIDCCVKEIESDYGIIPKTDSSVFYNSMQVHLAVKQKILESMINSSNINPDSLAIQYEAMFNSIENLDERRQTNNTVYTTINTALIALVAASLSIIMSSIDSLAGVTLAVAMFIMIPLIGRQICNSWANSLNRYKNLRSGKFKTLEIIESLLPLNLNKAEWEVLKSKNYVTASEDAKLPYQMKRVYEGLVVVGIVLVALSILSITGLISY; encoded by the coding sequence ATGCAAGCCTTTTTCATACATTTCTTCGAGAAATCGGTTGAATCGGAGTATGCCATCAACAGCATCAGGTCAAGCCTGAAAGCTGTAGACATGGATGAGTTCCATTTCTCCTCCACTTGTAATTGTTCGGAGGAATCCTGGAAGAGGAAATCTGCGTCAGAGATCGAATCCTCTGATTTCGTGGTGTTCCTTTACTCTGCCACCAGCAATGCGAAACCTGAAAAATTTACGAATGTCAAGTATGAACTGAATGAGGCTTTCAGGTGTAAAAAGGTCGTTTTCATGGTTCTTCTGAATCCGGAAGAGCAAGAATACAAACAGTATGTGGGGAGCAACGGGAAAAACATTCCCAACGTTGGTGTATTCGAAGGCACTGAAGGGAAGGTCGTCGTTACGGATATCGACGGTTTGGTCCGTTATCTGTCGTCCGCCAAAACAAATCAAACCTCGATTATACCTCCGTCCTGCAAGGACATCGATTGTTGTGTCAAGGAAATCGAATCCGATTACGGAATCATTCCGAAGACCGATTCTTCTGTATTCTACAATTCTATGCAGGTTCATCTGGCCGTCAAACAGAAGATCCTCGAAAGCATGATCAACTCCTCAAACATCAATCCTGATTCGCTGGCAATCCAGTATGAGGCGATGTTCAATTCAATCGAAAATCTGGATGAAAGACGTCAGACGAACAATACCGTCTACACAACCATCAATACCGCTTTGATAGCCCTGGTGGCAGCATCGCTGTCAATCATAATGTCAAGCATAGACAGTCTCGCAGGAGTGACCTTGGCAGTCGCGATGTTCATCATGATCCCTCTTATCGGGAGACAGATATGCAACTCCTGGGCAAATTCTCTCAATAGGTATAAGAATCTGAGATCTGGCAAATTCAAGACCTTGGAAATAATCGAATCCCTCCTCCCGCTGAATCTAAATAAAGCAGAATGGGAGGTACTCAAATCCAAGAATTATGTGACCGCTTCCGAGGATGCCAAATTACCGTATCAGATGAAAAGGGTCTACGAAGGTCTGGTAGTCGTCGGAATCGTTTTGGTAGCACTTTCGATACTGAGCATTACTGGGCTAATCAGTTACTGA
- a CDS encoding nitroreductase family protein has protein sequence MRPKSENIFGRHSTRSFRSEPISEEILESIISAGLIAPSSKNRQPWMITVVRREKMTMAIDAMANAIENELDSVNDEEYAEDLRSALKTMKILKTVPVCILIGYIDRKPYRNVKNLNKNLTDRQLVDYLSIGACIENMALEAEENGIASLWVGDHLYAEDKLRESLGIEEHIVAILALGYPSEEKPAVHTRSDDRVRYL, from the coding sequence ATGAGGCCGAAATCCGAGAATATCTTTGGGAGACACAGCACCCGCAGTTTCCGTTCAGAACCTATATCTGAAGAAATCTTGGAATCGATTATCAGTGCAGGCCTTATCGCACCCTCATCCAAGAACCGTCAGCCATGGATGATTACGGTAGTCCGCCGTGAAAAGATGACTATGGCAATAGACGCGATGGCGAATGCAATCGAGAACGAATTGGATAGTGTTAATGACGAAGAATATGCGGAAGACCTTCGCTCCGCACTCAAAACGATGAAGATTCTGAAAACTGTCCCGGTCTGCATTCTCATCGGATACATCGACCGCAAACCCTACCGCAACGTGAAGAACCTCAACAAGAATCTTACCGACCGGCAGCTGGTCGACTACCTATCCATCGGTGCATGTATCGAGAACATGGCTCTGGAAGCCGAGGAGAACGGAATCGCATCGCTGTGGGTGGGAGACCATCTCTATGCGGAGGATAAGCTGAGGGAATCATTGGGCATCGAGGAACACATTGTGGCCATCCTGGCACTTGGATATCCATCGGAAGAAAAACCCGCCGTACATACCAGATCGGATGACCGCGTACGCTATCTCTGA
- a CDS encoding helicase SNF2 family has translation MARPRSKKTYLDFIIREYGFDNDFSEEPVPDDVAALRDLFEDDQLHALYTIGFSDAKDWYSPSLKYLHRLAYAFVGALAHLPDLEVLREKATLQYGPEIDKLAKSVPFIPGSEHVSRQWVVLLWERLLGIYRSEISRFDGTVELYLAGLSSDIHAPGRIFFHLVERRQAEKEQDGFDFAFMATYSPDQGGSGTPKPHLPLKYALEEYRDDNRKMISLLSSLNKVSEKSTFIGGLMDSGELFHPLGFTPSEAFIFLKEVPLYEDCGILCRIPNWWKHQLPTALKLDFKTGGFMSIDSLLTCIPELSIDGIPFSREEIEQLLNMSEGLAMLKGRWIEVNHERIRGLLKVLESQEKNLGEGMTFAEAFRLSLGLNRPAESDNEEIITNSQWISDAFAESRKRVVRDFKVPRTFKGKLRPYQDTGVKWLAQLSDLGFGACLADDMGLGKTAQVLAFLENFRRKAKGHGLLVAPASLVNNWEKEISKFTPSMDYSVFSSSFSEISNATLTITTYGMLSRHKELAEREWDVAILDEAQAIKNPDSKQSKIARSIRAGFRIALTGTPVENELNDLWSIFDFTNPGLLGSKAEFERYSANLTETGDYERLRSMTAPFILRRMKTDRSIISDLPDKIETNEIITLSKKQRVLYNKVAEEFADALSATEKGQRLGLILSTITKFKQLCNHPSQYLGQKAYPENESGKFQMLRELCESIRDSREKVLVFTQYREMTEPLAGFLSQVFGRNGLVFHGGLTKKARAEVVERFESNREYIPFMVISIKAGGTGLNLVSANHVIHFDRWWNPAVENQATDRAFRIGQTKNVMVHKFVCQGTMEEKIDAMINSKVELAENVIGAGESWISKMNDDELVDLFRLEGAP, from the coding sequence ATGGCCCGTCCCCGCAGCAAAAAGACCTATCTGGATTTCATCATCCGCGAGTACGGCTTCGACAACGATTTCTCGGAGGAACCAGTCCCGGACGATGTTGCAGCACTGCGGGATCTTTTCGAGGACGACCAGCTTCACGCACTGTACACTATCGGGTTTTCCGATGCCAAGGATTGGTATTCCCCCTCCCTGAAGTATCTTCACAGATTGGCCTATGCATTCGTGGGTGCGCTGGCACATCTGCCGGATCTGGAGGTATTGCGCGAAAAAGCAACTCTGCAATACGGTCCTGAAATCGACAAACTCGCCAAATCGGTCCCGTTCATCCCAGGATCCGAACACGTCTCCCGTCAATGGGTCGTCCTCCTGTGGGAACGTCTGCTGGGTATATACCGTTCCGAGATCTCAAGGTTCGACGGTACCGTCGAACTGTACCTCGCGGGCCTCAGCAGCGACATCCACGCACCGGGAAGGATATTCTTCCACCTGGTCGAGCGTCGCCAGGCCGAGAAGGAACAGGACGGATTCGATTTCGCCTTCATGGCCACTTACTCCCCCGATCAGGGCGGTTCCGGCACACCCAAACCTCACCTCCCGCTCAAGTATGCATTGGAGGAATACCGGGACGACAACAGGAAGATGATCTCTTTATTATCCAGTCTGAACAAGGTCTCGGAGAAAAGCACGTTCATCGGCGGCCTAATGGATTCCGGGGAACTTTTCCACCCTCTGGGTTTTACCCCCTCCGAAGCTTTCATCTTTCTAAAAGAGGTCCCGCTCTACGAGGATTGCGGCATCCTGTGCAGGATACCCAACTGGTGGAAGCACCAGCTGCCGACCGCTCTCAAATTGGATTTCAAAACCGGCGGATTCATGAGCATAGACTCCCTACTCACATGTATCCCGGAACTTTCCATAGATGGGATACCTTTCTCCAGGGAAGAGATTGAACAGCTTCTGAATATGTCGGAAGGCCTGGCGATGCTCAAAGGCCGTTGGATAGAGGTCAATCACGAACGCATACGCGGACTCCTCAAGGTACTCGAGTCCCAGGAGAAGAATCTCGGAGAAGGAATGACCTTCGCCGAGGCCTTCCGTCTCTCCTTAGGACTGAACCGGCCCGCCGAATCCGATAACGAGGAGATAATCACCAATTCCCAGTGGATCAGCGACGCCTTCGCGGAGAGCAGGAAACGCGTCGTCAGGGACTTCAAAGTCCCCCGCACGTTCAAAGGGAAACTCCGCCCTTACCAGGATACCGGCGTAAAATGGCTGGCACAGTTATCGGACTTGGGGTTCGGAGCCTGTCTTGCCGACGACATGGGTCTCGGGAAGACCGCCCAGGTACTGGCCTTCCTGGAGAATTTCCGCAGGAAGGCGAAAGGGCACGGTTTGCTGGTGGCCCCCGCCTCGCTCGTAAACAATTGGGAGAAGGAGATATCCAAATTCACTCCTTCGATGGATTACAGTGTTTTCTCCAGTAGCTTTTCGGAGATAAGCAATGCCACTCTGACGATAACAACCTACGGGATGCTCTCAAGGCATAAGGAACTCGCCGAAAGGGAATGGGACGTCGCAATCCTGGACGAAGCACAGGCCATAAAGAATCCCGACAGCAAACAGTCCAAGATTGCCCGCTCGATAAGAGCGGGATTCCGTATCGCTCTCACCGGAACTCCCGTAGAGAACGAACTCAACGATCTGTGGTCTATCTTCGATTTCACCAACCCGGGATTGCTCGGCAGTAAAGCGGAATTCGAACGCTATTCAGCCAATCTTACGGAAACGGGGGATTACGAGCGTCTCAGATCGATGACGGCACCGTTCATCCTGCGCCGTATGAAGACCGACCGTTCCATCATCAGTGACCTTCCCGACAAGATCGAGACCAACGAGATCATCACTCTCTCCAAGAAGCAGAGGGTGCTCTATAACAAGGTCGCGGAGGAATTCGCCGATGCCCTTTCCGCTACTGAAAAAGGTCAGCGTCTGGGTCTTATCCTTTCCACCATCACCAAGTTCAAGCAGTTATGCAATCACCCCAGTCAGTACCTGGGGCAGAAAGCCTATCCGGAAAACGAGAGCGGAAAGTTCCAGATGCTCCGTGAATTATGCGAATCGATAAGGGACAGCAGGGAGAAGGTATTGGTCTTCACCCAGTACCGCGAGATGACCGAACCCCTTGCCGGATTCTTATCGCAGGTATTCGGGAGGAACGGTTTGGTGTTCCATGGCGGCCTGACCAAGAAGGCCCGTGCGGAGGTAGTCGAGCGTTTCGAATCCAACAGGGAATATATCCCCTTCATGGTGATATCCATCAAAGCGGGAGGTACAGGATTGAATCTGGTTTCCGCCAACCATGTGATACATTTCGACCGGTGGTGGAACCCGGCGGTCGAGAATCAGGCCACCGACCGTGCCTTCCGTATCGGGCAGACGAAGAACGTCATGGTCCACAAGTTCGTATGCCAGGGAACCATGGAGGAGAAAATCGACGCGATGATCAACAGCAAAGTGGAACTGGCCGAAAACGTCATCGGCGCCGGAGAATCCTGGATCTCCAAGATGAATGATGACGAGCTTGTCGACCTGTTCAGACTGGAGGGGGCACCGTGA